The sequence CAAGGTGCTGCTCGCCCTCCCGCGCGACCAGAAGGTCGTCGTGGAAGGCGTCAACGTCGTCACCAAGAACGTCAAGCCTAGCGCCAGCAACCCCCAGGGCGGCCAGGAGCAGCGCGAGCTGGCCCTGCACGCCAGCAAGGTGTCGATCGTCGACCCCGAAACTGGTAAGGCCACCCGCATTCGCAAGACCATCGTCGATGGCAAGAAAGTCCGCGTGGCTGTGGCCAGCGGCAAGAACATCGACTGAACCCTCCGGGCCGCTCCCCGCCGGACGGCGGACGCGGGCGGCCTGAGCGGCGCTGGCTGAAAAACTGCCAGACCGCTCGAAGGAACCCACCATGGAACAGCTCAAACAGAAATACACCGACACGGTTCGCCCGGCCCTGATGCAGCAGTTCGGCTACTCCAGCGTGATGGCCGTGCCCCGCATCGAGAAGATCGTCGTGAACGAGGGCCTGGGCAGCGCCAAGGAAGACAGCAAGGCCATCGACAAGGCCTCGCGCGAACTGGCCCTGATCACCCTGCAAAAGCCCATCGTCACCAAGGCGAAGAAGAGCATCAGCAACTTCAAGCTGCGCCAGGGCATGCCGGTCGGCATCAAGGTCACGCTGCGCGGCGAGCGCATGTACGTGTTCCTCGAGAAGCTGATCAA comes from Deinococcus sp. KSM4-11 and encodes:
- the rplX gene encoding 50S ribosomal protein L24; amino-acid sequence: MPRPSAGSHHNDKLHVKKGDTVIVLSGKHKGKTGKVLLALPRDQKVVVEGVNVVTKNVKPSASNPQGGQEQRELALHASKVSIVDPETGKATRIRKTIVDGKKVRVAVASGKNID
- the rplE gene encoding 50S ribosomal protein L5; this translates as MEQLKQKYTDTVRPALMQQFGYSSVMAVPRIEKIVVNEGLGSAKEDSKAIDKASRELALITLQKPIVTKAKKSISNFKLRQGMPVGIKVTLRGERMYVFLEKLINIGLPRIRDFRGINPNAFDGRGNYNLGIKEQLIFPEITYDMVDKTRGMDVTIVTTAKTDEEARALLQAMGLPFRKQ